In a genomic window of uncultured Flavobacterium sp.:
- a CDS encoding N-acetylglucosamine kinase, with translation MKLIVDSGSTKADWIAIDDNGKVLFTTQTLGLNPEILDGPEIIERLNDRFDILQNKKEATHLFFYGAGCGTERMQTALSRIFQEYFSNAIVEVHEDTYAAVYATTPKGEEAIVSILGTGSNCSYFDGKLLHQKVQSLGYIAMDDCSGNVFGKELIRKYYFNKMPKELAVEFEKEYNLDPDFIKNKLYKEANPNAYLATFAKFLIKHKETEFCRKIIFKGMKSFVKNYIKQFDNCKEVPVHFVGSIAFYLKDELQETFNKYELQLGNVLRRPIDGLIAYHVANQ, from the coding sequence ATGAAATTAATAGTTGATAGTGGATCTACTAAAGCCGATTGGATTGCAATTGATGATAACGGAAAAGTATTATTTACCACACAAACTCTAGGGCTGAATCCTGAAATTCTTGATGGTCCTGAAATCATAGAAAGATTAAATGACCGTTTTGATATTTTGCAAAACAAAAAAGAAGCCACTCATTTGTTCTTTTACGGAGCAGGTTGTGGAACTGAGAGAATGCAAACAGCACTTTCTCGAATATTTCAGGAATATTTTAGCAATGCTATAGTAGAAGTTCATGAAGATACCTATGCTGCAGTTTATGCAACAACTCCAAAAGGAGAAGAAGCAATTGTAAGTATATTAGGAACAGGATCTAACTGTAGTTATTTTGATGGAAAATTATTGCATCAAAAAGTACAGTCATTAGGTTATATCGCGATGGATGATTGTAGTGGGAATGTTTTTGGAAAAGAATTAATCAGAAAATATTATTTTAATAAAATGCCTAAGGAATTGGCGGTTGAATTTGAAAAAGAATACAACTTAGATCCTGATTTTATTAAAAATAAATTATACAAAGAAGCAAATCCAAATGCGTATTTAGCGACTTTTGCAAAGTTCCTGATCAAACATAAAGAGACTGAATTTTGTCGAAAAATTATCTTCAAAGGAATGAAATCTTTCGTGAAAAATTACATCAAACAATTTGATAATTGTAAAGAAGTTCCGGTTCATTTTGTGGGTTCTATTGCTTTTTATTTAAAAGATGAATTACAAGAAACATTTAATAAATATGAGCTTCAATTAGGGAATGTTTTAAGAAGACCTATTGATGGATTAATTGCCTACCATGTTGCTAATCAATAA
- a CDS encoding RidA family protein, giving the protein MKKIIFTEKAPAPIGPYNQAVLSGNTLYASGQIAINPASGELVTENINDETKQVMENITAILEAANMTFENVVKATIFIMDMNNFAAINTVYGSYFNEKTAPARETVQVACLPKNVNVEISIIAVQ; this is encoded by the coding sequence ATGAAAAAAATCATCTTTACTGAAAAAGCTCCAGCACCAATTGGACCTTATAATCAAGCTGTATTATCAGGAAATACACTTTATGCTTCTGGCCAAATCGCTATAAATCCAGCTTCTGGAGAACTTGTTACTGAAAACATCAATGATGAAACTAAACAAGTAATGGAGAACATTACTGCGATTCTCGAAGCAGCAAACATGACTTTTGAAAACGTAGTTAAAGCAACTATATTCATTATGGATATGAATAATTTTGCTGCTATAAATACTGTTTACGGATCTTATTTTAATGAAAAAACTGCTCCTGCACGTGAGACTGTTCAGGTTGCATGTTTACCAAAAAATGTAAATGTAGAAATATCTATAATCGCTGTACAATAG
- the pfkA gene encoding 6-phosphofructokinase — protein sequence MPKTIKKVGVLTSGGDSPGMNAAIRSVVRTCAYHNIECIGIYRGYQGMIEGDFKEMGPRSVNNIVNKGGTILKSARSVEFRTPEGRKKAHDNLVKAGVDALVVIGGDGSFTGGLIFNSEYNFPVMGIPGTIDNDIYGTTHTLGYDTALNTVVDCIDKIRDTASSHNRLFFVEVMGRDAGHIALNAGIGAGAEEILIPEEDLGLDRLLDSLQKSKASGKSSSIVVIAEGDKIGKNVFELKDYVEANLPEYDVRVSVLGHMQRGGSPSCFDRVLASRLGVKAVESLIEGKSNYMVGLREDKVALTPLEQAIKGKSEIDRELLRVSDIMST from the coding sequence ATGCCAAAAACAATAAAAAAAGTTGGTGTTCTAACTTCAGGAGGAGACTCGCCAGGAATGAATGCCGCAATACGATCAGTTGTTCGAACATGTGCTTATCATAATATAGAATGCATAGGAATTTATAGAGGGTATCAAGGAATGATCGAAGGAGATTTCAAAGAAATGGGTCCTCGAAGCGTAAATAATATAGTAAACAAAGGTGGAACGATCTTAAAATCGGCTCGTTCTGTTGAGTTTAGAACCCCGGAAGGTAGAAAAAAAGCTCACGACAATCTTGTGAAAGCAGGAGTTGATGCTCTTGTTGTTATTGGAGGAGACGGAAGTTTTACCGGAGGTTTGATTTTTAATTCAGAATATAATTTCCCGGTAATGGGAATCCCTGGTACAATTGACAACGATATCTATGGTACAACTCATACATTAGGATATGATACGGCCTTAAATACTGTAGTAGATTGTATCGATAAAATTAGAGACACTGCAAGTTCTCATAACCGTCTGTTTTTTGTAGAGGTTATGGGTAGAGATGCCGGTCATATTGCTTTAAATGCCGGAATTGGTGCAGGTGCCGAAGAAATTCTTATCCCTGAAGAAGATTTAGGTCTAGACAGATTGTTGGACTCTCTTCAAAAAAGTAAAGCTTCAGGAAAATCATCAAGTATAGTAGTTATCGCTGAAGGTGATAAAATTGGTAAAAACGTATTCGAATTAAAAGATTACGTTGAAGCTAACTTGCCTGAATATGACGTGAGAGTTTCTGTTTTAGGACACATGCAGCGTGGTGGATCTCCATCTTGTTTTGACCGTGTTCTTGCGAGCCGTTTAGGTGTAAAAGCAGTAGAATCTTTGATCGAAGGTAAATCAAATTATATGGTTGGTTTGCGTGAAGACAAAGTGGCTTTGACTCCATTAGAGCAAGCGATTAAAGGTAAATCTGAAATTGATAGAGAATTGTTGAGAGTGTCAGACATTATGTCGACATAA
- a CDS encoding methylglyoxal synthase, giving the protein MEIAIIAHDGKKADMVQFLNKNKTLLLKESIKLIATGTTGSKAVNAGFKVKRMLSGPMGGDAQIAARVAEGKTQMVFFFKDPLASHAHEVDINMLIRVCDVHNVPLATNEASAQLLLNAVALQL; this is encoded by the coding sequence ATAGAAATTGCTATAATAGCTCACGACGGTAAGAAGGCGGATATGGTTCAGTTTTTAAATAAAAACAAAACACTTCTTCTTAAGGAAAGTATTAAGCTGATTGCTACAGGAACTACCGGAAGTAAGGCTGTAAATGCCGGTTTTAAGGTAAAAAGAATGCTTTCAGGACCAATGGGAGGTGATGCACAGATTGCTGCGCGTGTAGCCGAAGGTAAAACACAGATGGTTTTCTTTTTTAAAGATCCGTTGGCAAGCCATGCCCATGAAGTCGATATCAATATGCTTATTCGTGTTTGTGATGTACATAATGTGCCTTTAGCAACAAATGAAGCTTCTGCTCAATTGCTATTAAATGCTGTTGCATTACAACTATAG
- the tsaD gene encoding tRNA (adenosine(37)-N6)-threonylcarbamoyltransferase complex transferase subunit TsaD codes for MQNSEVFILAIESSCDDTAAAVLHNDKVLSNVVANQLIHNQYGGVVPELASRAHQQNIVPVIDAALRKANVQKEQLSAIAFTQGPGLMGSLLVGSSFSKSLSLALKIPLIAVNHMHAHILAHFIDEEGFDKPEFPFLALTISGGHTQIVKVNGFFDMEIIGETTDDAVGEAFDKSAKILGLPYPGGPLIDKYAKLGNPKAFAFTKPKVPGLDFSFSGLKTAILYFIQKEKLKNPNFIEENLNDICASIQYTIIEILMDKLKLAVKETGIKQIAIGGGVSANSGIRTRLKESEAKYGWKTFVPKFEYTTDNAAMIGIVGYQKYLSSRFETSAVVSKARIQF; via the coding sequence ATGCAAAATTCAGAGGTTTTTATTCTTGCCATCGAAAGTTCATGCGATGATACTGCCGCCGCAGTTTTACATAACGACAAAGTACTCTCAAATGTTGTGGCCAATCAGCTAATTCACAATCAATATGGCGGTGTCGTTCCTGAATTAGCTTCAAGAGCACACCAGCAAAATATTGTTCCTGTAATTGATGCGGCACTTCGTAAAGCAAATGTACAAAAAGAACAATTAAGTGCTATTGCCTTTACTCAAGGTCCGGGTTTAATGGGTTCTTTATTAGTGGGAAGTTCTTTTAGCAAATCGTTGTCATTAGCCCTAAAAATTCCGCTAATTGCAGTCAATCACATGCATGCCCATATTCTCGCTCATTTTATAGATGAAGAAGGTTTTGATAAACCTGAGTTTCCCTTTTTAGCTTTAACAATTAGTGGTGGTCACACTCAAATTGTAAAAGTAAATGGCTTTTTTGATATGGAAATTATCGGCGAAACCACTGATGATGCCGTAGGTGAAGCTTTTGATAAAAGTGCTAAAATCCTTGGACTTCCTTATCCCGGAGGACCATTAATCGATAAATATGCAAAATTAGGAAACCCAAAGGCTTTTGCTTTTACAAAACCTAAAGTTCCCGGATTAGATTTTAGCTTCTCCGGATTAAAAACTGCAATTTTATATTTTATTCAGAAGGAAAAATTAAAGAACCCAAATTTCATCGAAGAAAACCTGAATGATATTTGCGCTTCTATTCAATATACAATCATCGAAATTTTGATGGATAAATTGAAATTAGCCGTAAAAGAAACCGGAATCAAACAAATTGCTATTGGCGGCGGAGTTTCAGCAAATTCAGGAATTAGAACCCGATTGAAAGAAAGTGAAGCTAAATATGGCTGGAAAACTTTTGTTCCAAAATTCGAATACACAACAGATAACGCCGCAATGATTGGAATTGTAGGATATCAAAAATATTTATCAAGTCGTTTCGAAACTTCAGCTGTGGTTTCTAAAGCGCGAATTCAATTTTAA
- a CDS encoding DUF4159 domain-containing protein, with amino-acid sequence MKKIFYLFLLVSTSVFSQEIALLKYSGGGDWYANPTSLPNLIKFCNANINTRIKAKPSTVEPSNPDLLSYPFVHMTGHGNVVFSDSDISNLRNYLYGGGFLHIDDNYGMDQYIRKEIKKIFPNNNLIELPANHPIFQKPFPFPNGLPKIHEHDGKRAQAFGIFVDNKLVLLYTYECDLGDGWEDPEVHNDPQAVREKALKMGANILNYIFTN; translated from the coding sequence ATGAAAAAAATATTCTATTTGTTTTTATTGGTTTCCACTTCTGTATTTTCGCAAGAAATTGCTTTGTTAAAATACAGTGGCGGCGGCGATTGGTATGCAAACCCAACATCATTACCTAATTTGATTAAATTTTGTAATGCCAATATTAATACCAGAATAAAAGCAAAACCGTCTACGGTTGAGCCAAGCAATCCTGATTTGCTTTCATATCCTTTTGTACACATGACCGGACATGGAAATGTCGTTTTTAGCGATTCTGATATAAGTAATCTTAGAAATTATTTATATGGCGGAGGTTTTCTTCATATTGATGACAATTACGGAATGGATCAGTATATCCGAAAAGAAATAAAAAAAATATTCCCAAATAATAATTTAATCGAACTTCCGGCAAATCATCCAATTTTCCAAAAACCTTTTCCTTTTCCTAACGGATTACCAAAAATTCACGAACATGATGGAAAACGAGCGCAGGCTTTTGGGATATTTGTAGACAATAAACTTGTATTGTTATATACTTATGAATGTGATCTAGGTGACGGATGGGAAGATCCGGAAGTACATAATGATCCTCAAGCCGTTAGAGAAAAAGCCTTAAAAATGGGGGCTAACATTCTCAATTATATTTTTACCAATTAA
- a CDS encoding 16S rRNA (uracil(1498)-N(3))-methyltransferase, with the protein MQLFYNPDIDETTETFSFDKEESRHIIKVLRKKDSDILHVTNGLGLLFETEITLASDNKCIVEVLSIKKSPEPKFHLHLAVAPTKMNDRFEWFLEKATEIGIQEITPIICDRSERKVINLERFEKIILSAMKQSNETYLPKLNEAISFKEFIKQNNKGLQLIAHCEETDKKSLKEVLKPNENVTLLIGPEGDFSEKEIVLALENNFQPVTLGNTRLRTETAAVVACHSVVFFNETPN; encoded by the coding sequence ATGCAATTATTTTACAATCCCGATATTGACGAAACAACCGAAACTTTTTCTTTTGATAAAGAAGAAAGTCGACATATAATAAAGGTTCTTAGAAAGAAAGATTCGGATATTTTACATGTTACAAATGGTTTGGGATTATTATTTGAAACTGAAATCACGCTGGCTTCAGACAACAAATGTATCGTTGAAGTACTTTCGATAAAAAAATCTCCTGAACCAAAATTTCATTTACATCTGGCGGTTGCACCAACCAAAATGAATGATCGTTTTGAATGGTTTTTAGAAAAAGCTACCGAAATTGGAATTCAGGAAATCACACCAATAATCTGTGATCGTTCTGAACGAAAAGTGATTAACTTAGAGCGTTTTGAAAAGATTATTCTTTCGGCAATGAAACAATCTAATGAAACTTATTTACCAAAATTAAATGAGGCAATTTCGTTTAAGGAATTTATCAAACAAAATAATAAAGGTTTACAATTAATAGCACATTGTGAAGAAACGGATAAAAAATCATTGAAAGAGGTTTTGAAACCAAATGAAAACGTAACGCTTTTAATTGGTCCGGAGGGAGATTTTTCAGAAAAAGAAATTGTATTAGCTTTAGAAAACAACTTTCAGCCGGTTACACTGGGAAATACTCGCTTGCGAACTGAAACTGCTGCTGTTGTAGCTTGTCATAGTGTTGTCTTTTTTAATGAAACACCTAATTAA
- the gap gene encoding type I glyceraldehyde-3-phosphate dehydrogenase: MSKVKLGINGFGRIGRIVFRETFNRDNVEVVAINDLLDVDHLAYLLKYDSVHGRFNGTVEVKEGKLYVNGRNIRITAERNPADLKWNEVDVDVVAECTGIFTTIETANEHIKGGAKKVIISAPSADAPMFVMGVNHETAKATDLVVSNASCTTNCLAPLAKVIHDNFGIVEALMTTVHATTSTQMTADGPSRKDWRGGRAASINIIPSSTGAAKAVGKVIPELNGKLTGMAFRVPTADVSTVDLTVKVAKETSYEEIMAVLKNASETTMKGILGYTEDAVVSQDFISDKRTSIIDATAGIGLNSTFFKLVSWYDNEYGYSSKLIDLSVHIAGLK, translated from the coding sequence ATGTCAAAAGTAAAATTAGGAATAAACGGATTTGGACGTATTGGAAGAATCGTTTTTAGAGAAACTTTCAATAGAGATAATGTAGAAGTGGTAGCAATCAATGATTTGCTAGATGTAGATCACTTAGCTTACTTATTAAAATATGATTCAGTTCACGGTCGTTTTAATGGAACTGTAGAAGTAAAAGAAGGAAAACTTTATGTAAACGGAAGAAATATCCGTATCACTGCAGAAAGAAATCCTGCTGACTTAAAATGGAATGAAGTAGATGTTGATGTAGTTGCTGAATGTACAGGTATTTTTACAACTATCGAAACTGCAAATGAGCACATTAAAGGTGGTGCTAAAAAAGTAATTATTTCTGCTCCGTCTGCAGATGCTCCAATGTTTGTAATGGGAGTAAACCATGAAACAGCAAAAGCTACTGATTTAGTAGTTTCTAACGCTTCTTGTACTACAAACTGTTTAGCTCCTTTAGCTAAAGTTATTCACGATAATTTTGGAATTGTTGAAGCTTTAATGACAACTGTTCACGCTACAACTTCAACTCAAATGACAGCTGATGGTCCTTCTAGAAAAGACTGGAGAGGTGGACGTGCAGCTAGCATAAACATCATTCCGTCATCTACAGGTGCTGCAAAAGCAGTTGGAAAAGTTATTCCAGAGTTGAATGGAAAATTAACTGGTATGGCTTTCCGTGTTCCTACTGCTGACGTTTCTACAGTAGATTTAACTGTAAAAGTTGCTAAAGAAACTTCTTATGAAGAAATTATGGCAGTTTTGAAAAATGCTTCTGAAACTACAATGAAAGGTATTCTTGGATATACTGAGGATGCTGTTGTATCTCAGGACTTTATTTCAGATAAAAGAACTTCAATCATTGACGCTACTGCAGGAATTGGTTTAAATTCAACTTTTTTCAAACTTGTTTCTTGGTATGATAATGAGTACGGATATTCAAGTAAATTGATTGATTTATCTGTGCATATTGCAGGTTTAAAATAA
- a CDS encoding translocation/assembly module TamB domain-containing protein, translating to MLALAIILSLPVVQTKIANYITESLNKDFNVNINVESTAINIFGGVKLKKVLILDHHKKTMIYSDIVVTDILGLKRLLDGDLIFGDIRLTGLIFNLKTYRKENENNINIFIKEFEKGPKSPKSAKHFLLTARNAYISQGSFSVVDENKRTPKFLDFKKLNAYISDFKLYGPDVNTTIHRFSFLDHRGLYVSNFTGKFSYTKKQIKVENLAIKTKRSSIYGQAILNYKIEDFLDFTDKVKFNVALDSASIASNDIRYFYDGLGRNQHFKIRTKIRGTLNNLNLRHLKLSDTNGSKIVGTINFRNLLGSKTQKFSMEGKFDKLISSYDNLVVLLPNVLGKKLPKELQRIGKVNIVGKAKVSTTDLEAEFKMITDLGNGQSNLHINNMDFIDKASYSGNVILDNFNIGALLNRKDVGKTTLNLDVDGVGFTEKYLNTIVKGDITKLDYNKYTYNNIVVNGNFKLPYYKGQLSINDPNLSLTFDGLVDLSKRESKYDFHINVENADLRKLKFVNDSISSFTGDAVVALTGNSIENLQGTVFIKDAVYQNPKSTYAFDEVTVSSNFDADRLRTITINSTDVINGKIVGKFQFAQLDELVMNSVGSLYTNYKPYKVKKGQFLNFNFHVYDKVVEMLYPEIKIDSSTVMRGKIDSDLQEFKFKFSSQKITAQKNTFDNIRINIDNKNTLYNAYIELDSIKTPYYKVRDFSLINVTAKDTLFVRSEFKGGDKGEDYYNLNLFHTIDKNKNNIIGIKKSEMKFKDYLWYLNEDEAKDNQIVFDQFFKNFTIDNIVLSHENQKIDLNGFIKGKDYKDVVLNFEDVDINKITPFNSKFVFNGNLNGQVNYKQNKSVYQPTASIVIDHLNLNKTDLGTLNFDIAGDESFRKFTVNSSIQNGFMESFKADGTFAIENNETLLDLSLKLDGFNLATLGAVGGDVLSNIRGSVSGNAAVVGNLKKPEINGRLYVEKAGMTIPYLNTDYELSDRSVIDLTDEKFLFRNNQLTDTKYGTKGLLNGTIEHHNFSNWKLDLNITSKRLLALDTKDSEDAAYFGTAFINGTASIKGPTEALFIKVDAKSEKGTEVKIPINNAQSVGESSWIHFVTPKEKYNLENGIVEKTKNYNGLELEFDFDITPDAEVEVILDRNSGHGMKGKGYGSLLFKINTLGKFNMWGDFQAYEGTYNFKYGGLIDKKFSVKKGGSITWEGNPMKAQLNLEAVYKTSANPAVLLDNTSSFNKKVPVEVVIGLRGDLTSPEPNFDIHFPSVSNVLKSEIQYKLDDKDIRQTQALYLLSTGSFMSTDGFSQGDLSGTLTETASSLLGGIMKSDNDKVNIDLNYVSADKRLGRETDGQFVANISSQVNERITINGKVGVPVGGVNESAIVGDIEILYRVNEDGTMNLRLFNKENDINYVGQGIGYTQGVGISYEVDFDTFSELVNKIFKNHKLERAIKNSNDDLQDSYLNPDFVKFSNKKDAEKNKKEKDKKEAEKKEEQKKQPQNNNEGLIPDNDF from the coding sequence TTGTTAGCACTTGCTATCATCCTGTCTTTGCCTGTGGTTCAGACAAAAATTGCCAATTATATTACAGAATCATTAAATAAAGATTTTAATGTAAATATTAATGTTGAAAGTACTGCAATAAATATTTTTGGAGGTGTTAAGCTAAAAAAAGTCCTGATTTTAGACCATCACAAAAAAACAATGATCTATTCAGATATTGTTGTAACTGATATTTTGGGTTTAAAAAGGTTACTGGATGGAGATTTAATTTTTGGAGATATCCGCTTGACAGGTTTGATTTTTAACTTAAAAACCTACAGGAAAGAGAATGAAAATAATATTAATATATTTATTAAGGAATTCGAAAAAGGTCCAAAATCGCCAAAATCAGCCAAGCATTTTTTATTAACTGCCAGGAATGCTTATATCTCTCAAGGTTCTTTTTCTGTGGTTGATGAAAATAAAAGGACACCAAAATTTCTTGATTTTAAAAAGTTAAACGCTTACATCAGCGATTTTAAATTATATGGTCCGGATGTTAATACAACCATTCATAGATTTTCTTTTTTGGATCACCGTGGTTTGTATGTTTCAAATTTTACCGGAAAATTTAGTTATACCAAGAAACAAATCAAAGTCGAAAATTTGGCTATAAAAACCAAAAGATCATCGATTTATGGTCAAGCAATTTTGAACTATAAAATTGAAGATTTCTTAGATTTTACTGATAAGGTAAAGTTTAATGTTGCATTAGATTCCGCTTCGATTGCTTCAAATGATATTCGTTATTTTTATGACGGATTAGGTAGAAATCAGCATTTTAAAATTAGAACCAAGATAAGAGGAACGCTGAATAATCTTAATTTGAGACATCTTAAACTTAGCGATACTAATGGTTCTAAGATTGTTGGAACTATTAATTTCAGAAATCTTTTAGGAAGCAAAACTCAAAAGTTTTCTATGGAAGGAAAGTTTGATAAACTAATCTCAAGTTATGACAATCTGGTTGTTTTATTGCCAAATGTTTTAGGGAAAAAGCTTCCGAAAGAACTGCAGCGAATTGGAAAAGTTAATATTGTTGGAAAAGCAAAAGTCTCGACAACAGATTTAGAGGCAGAGTTTAAAATGATAACTGATTTAGGAAACGGTCAGTCCAATTTGCACATAAATAATATGGACTTTATTGATAAAGCGTCGTATTCAGGAAATGTTATTTTGGATAATTTTAATATTGGAGCTTTACTGAATAGAAAAGATGTTGGCAAAACAACGCTGAATTTAGATGTTGACGGAGTTGGCTTTACAGAAAAATACCTGAATACGATTGTAAAAGGGGATATCACAAAACTAGATTATAATAAATATACCTATAATAATATTGTTGTAAACGGTAATTTTAAATTGCCATACTATAAAGGACAACTTTCTATAAATGATCCAAATTTGAGTTTGACGTTTGATGGTTTGGTTGATTTGAGTAAAAGAGAAAGTAAATACGATTTTCATATAAATGTTGAAAATGCCGATTTACGAAAACTGAAATTCGTCAACGATTCGATTTCTTCTTTTACGGGAGATGCAGTTGTTGCACTAACCGGGAATTCGATCGAGAATCTTCAGGGTACTGTCTTTATTAAGGATGCTGTTTATCAAAATCCAAAATCTACCTATGCTTTTGATGAAGTAACTGTCAGTTCTAATTTTGATGCAGATCGATTGCGAACTATTACCATTAATTCTACCGATGTTATAAACGGAAAAATTGTAGGTAAATTTCAGTTTGCACAATTAGATGAACTGGTTATGAACTCCGTAGGAAGTTTATATACTAACTACAAACCTTATAAGGTTAAAAAAGGTCAGTTTTTAAATTTCAATTTCCATGTTTACGATAAGGTTGTCGAAATGTTGTATCCGGAAATCAAGATTGATTCTTCGACTGTAATGCGTGGTAAAATCGATTCAGATCTTCAGGAATTTAAGTTTAAGTTTAGCTCTCAAAAAATTACTGCGCAAAAAAACACTTTTGATAATATCCGAATTAATATTGATAATAAGAACACACTTTATAATGCTTATATAGAGTTGGATAGTATTAAGACTCCTTATTATAAAGTGCGTGATTTTAGTTTGATTAATGTCACAGCAAAAGACACGCTGTTTGTACGTTCAGAATTTAAAGGCGGAGATAAAGGTGAAGATTATTATAATCTGAATTTATTTCATACCATAGATAAAAACAAAAATAATATCATTGGTATTAAGAAATCTGAGATGAAGTTTAAAGACTATTTATGGTATTTGAATGAAGACGAAGCAAAAGATAATCAGATTGTCTTCGATCAGTTTTTCAAGAATTTCACCATAGATAATATTGTTTTGTCGCATGAAAATCAGAAGATTGACTTGAATGGGTTCATAAAAGGAAAGGATTATAAAGATGTCGTCCTCAATTTTGAAGATGTTGATATAAATAAGATTACGCCATTTAACTCCAAGTTTGTTTTTAATGGTAACTTGAACGGGCAGGTAAATTATAAGCAGAATAAAAGTGTTTATCAGCCTACAGCTTCTATAGTTATCGATCATCTCAATTTAAACAAAACAGATTTAGGAACACTTAATTTTGATATTGCCGGTGATGAAAGCTTTAGAAAGTTTACGGTAAATTCTTCGATTCAAAATGGTTTTATGGAATCATTTAAAGCTGACGGAACTTTTGCAATCGAAAATAATGAAACCCTTCTGGATCTGAGTTTAAAACTTGACGGGTTTAATCTGGCAACTTTAGGAGCTGTGGGTGGCGATGTTTTATCAAATATAAGAGGAAGCGTTTCTGGAAATGCTGCTGTTGTAGGGAATCTTAAAAAGCCTGAAATAAATGGTCGTTTGTATGTAGAAAAGGCCGGAATGACAATTCCGTACCTTAATACTGATTATGAGTTGAGCGATCGAAGCGTAATTGATTTAACCGATGAAAAGTTTTTGTTTAGAAATAATCAATTAACAGATACTAAATACGGAACCAAAGGATTGCTGAACGGAACTATTGAGCATCATAATTTTTCAAATTGGAAATTAGATCTTAACATAACTTCTAAACGATTGCTGGCGCTTGATACAAAAGATAGTGAAGATGCGGCTTATTTTGGAACTGCATTTATAAATGGTACAGCAAGTATTAAAGGACCAACCGAAGCTTTGTTTATAAAAGTTGATGCAAAATCTGAGAAAGGTACCGAAGTAAAGATACCTATTAATAATGCCCAAAGTGTTGGAGAAAGTAGCTGGATACATTTTGTTACGCCAAAAGAGAAATACAATCTGGAAAATGGTATTGTTGAGAAAACCAAAAATTATAACGGACTTGAATTAGAGTTTGATTTTGATATTACACCTGATGCCGAAGTTGAAGTAATCCTGGACAGAAATTCCGGACACGGTATGAAAGGAAAAGGTTACGGATCGTTGTTGTTTAAGATTAATACACTTGGTAAGTTTAATATGTGGGGAGATTTCCAGGCATACGAAGGAACTTATAACTTTAAATACGGAGGTTTAATCGATAAAAAATTCTCAGTTAAAAAAGGAGGATCTATTACTTGGGAGGGAAACCCAATGAAAGCACAGTTAAATTTAGAAGCAGTTTATAAAACATCGGCAAATCCTGCTGTATTATTAGATAATACTTCTTCATTCAATAAAAAAGTGCCTGTAGAAGTTGTTATTGGGTTAAGAGGAGATTTAACAAGCCCTGAGCCTAATTTTGATATTCACTTTCCATCCGTTAGTAATGTTCTTAAATCAGAGATACAATATAAGTTAGACGATAAAGATATTCGTCAGACACAAGCACTGTATTTATTGTCTACAGGATCGTTTATGAGTACAGACGGATTTAGCCAAGGCGATTTATCAGGAACATTAACAGAAACTGCATCTAGTTTGTTAGGAGGTATTATGAAATCAGATAATGATAAAGTTAATATCGATTTGAATTATGTCTCTGCTGATAAAAGATTGGGGCGGGAGACAGATGGTCAGTTTGTGGCTAATATATCATCTCAGGTAAACGAAAGAATTACCATCAACGGTAAAGTAGGAGTTCCGGTAGGAGGTGTAAACGAATCTGCAATTGTAGGTGATATTGAAATTCTATATAGAGTAAACGAAGATGGAACTATGAATCTACGTTTGTTTAATAAAGAAAACGATATCAATTATGTAGGGCAGGGAATTGGTTACACACAAGGTGTAGGTATCTCGTATGAAGTAGATTTTGATACCTTTAGCGAGTTGGTAAATAAAATATTTAAAAACCATAAACTCGAAAGAGCTATTAAAAATTCAAATGATGATTTGCAGGACTCATATTTAAATCCTGATTTTGTAAAATTCTCTAATAAAAAAGACGCCGAGAAGAATAAAAAGGAAAAAGATAAAAAAGAAGCGGAGAAAAAAGAAGAACAGAAAAAGCAACCTCAAAACAATAATGAAGGTTTGATTCCTGATAACGACTTTTAA